One Amaranthus tricolor cultivar Red isolate AtriRed21 chromosome 10, ASM2621246v1, whole genome shotgun sequence genomic window carries:
- the LOC130825287 gene encoding uncharacterized protein LOC130825287 isoform X2: protein MDHLRQLLAEEIIRADAGNKEADLERKNVAELQLLLEYEKNKCDEARKMADAAFLKAEDYRVQIETLRGEVEKTNLKWEQVNKKLEAEKKTAMQEKTSSEKRVKEEECHANNILLKQLEEEKKKAEKLHKEIHEIMSKRSIESVELDEAKKKFEAEKKKVAEEKRHIEEEKMRAVELRRISEENKRLFTEEKCRADNLLMQLEEEKQKVENLRREMEEALSSQMPVDLSELEELKRNLEVEKKKVAHEKIRFEEEKNRVIELRRISETNKERFADEKCRADNLVVLLEEEKQKLKELNSEMQKVLLSYKPADSSDLEELKRNLEEEKKKIAQEKMHFEEEKTIFLEQRRIAEAYEKSCVDEKCRADNLLMQLEEEKQKFEKLQKEIQEVKSSQKAKFSAKLDEVKKNLELEKKKVARERKRADLELSRNEGQKKLAEARLKNEMEEKGRADKLFKELEKSREMIQNLEGELNKVTGMLEAERKKVSTENRLADLQKLKAEEQGKIAIANEKRAIEEKCRGDNLSQELDNAKQKLLNMEYELHNIKTSSTSPAFAVNELTARVNLLQEQLKFEKKRAKHAKEVVKLEKGRNTILEQELQRLKHDFQCFLDHLGMLSDVFGARNVGNHVPQKFGPSQMNFCDADALRMPCLSSRDVSCLLKPNMRFVRAAPHIESTSGMENELDSLQGGSRGDILPSSAAYSNTSSFLDEHLVGSQERFAGSLGWSAGFSIENTDEQNSQQAQVLKYSNDESYKQMSGKKIGVVGEQNILSPLETSTGRAKKRRKISDDFESIKYLHLEGRRIYQEAEKKLFSLHDSLIRPIMNEQIEKERFSQPVSKSNTGANPGRPYIQNKQLLEPEVVLQQAGESKVQMQVAPGLSDKRGSSQQLHVGRGQSTHNQDAVSSVLEVMNGDYMKLLDLDDEVAEEQFRMVMERPLSPTLPEFGILEFSQKVQAQTVSENIEAVYQRGFSVQNKNQLYFVLFSDMEDIGSVTRIFCATRTCVDQCCLFFQTNWAVQDILGVLLLENELTPREKACVLFSLLLLNFSAISSNKSVTFQVQEQMVTLSAQMHAVLNSDTREMLKKICNLHDVLALGEEFVLNRKVLSDVDVSGELLVDCGSSIGIVHQGENTVLWPKIAPTDLVVTGSSILASIYKAVGHLGSLCEFSLKLLHMGRADYSLALSILHNFACLCGEDYFTNSNYSSVMKVVKSVVAFMEASLSKGPIKDLQAGDITWHHFTTCVRCPFKEGSVTLDAVSSELLDELRRHLVPQIPGATAHSLNSKAVSCLLSDVLSSLELIASIMCWDWVCENIVQKLFHMLELSCQNEVFSTALVVLLGYIGRLGVEARGYNDAGVEGIRHHLLGLLCQATTSKCDSAVPMAILYGVTGLCPKGHEIFQKVYDVIHSSKDWHSASSPSDDIVSKFLSSLSSKQATSLASLLSFDSGLAA from the exons ATGGATCACCTTAGACAGCTTCTTGCTGAAGAGATAATAAGGGCAGATGCAGGGAATAAGGAAGCTGACTTGGAGAGGAAAAATGTTGCTGAATTACAGCTATTGCTTGAATATGAAAAGAATAAATGTGATGAAGCCAGGAAGATGGCTGATGCTGCTTTCTTGAAAGCTGAAGACTATAGGGTTCAGATTGAAACTTTGAGAGGTGAAGTtgaaaaaacaaatttgaaatgGGAGCAAGTAAACAAGAAACTTGAAGCTGAAAAGAAAACTGCTATGCAAGAGAAAACGTCTTCTGAGAAGAGAGTTAAGGAGGAAGAGTGCCATGCTAATAATATTCTACTTAAGCAGttggaagaagaaaagaaaaaggctgAGAAATTACATAAGGAAATACATGAAATCATGTCTAAGAGATCTATTGAATCTGTTGAATTAGATGAAGCTAAGAAAAAGTTTGAGGCTGAAAAGAAGAAAGTTGCTGAAGAGAAAAGACACATTGAAGAAGAAAAGATGAGAGCTGTTGAGTTAAGAAGGATTTCAGAGGAAAACAAGAGGCTATTTACCGAAGAAAAATGCCGCGCTGACAACTTGTTGATGCAGTTGGAAGAGGAGAAGCAGAAGGTTGAGAATTTGCGAAGAGAAATGGAGGAAGCTTTGTCGTCTCAGATGCCTGTGGATTTGTCTGAGCTAGAGGAGCTCAAGAGAAACCTTGAAGTGGAAAAGAAGAAAGTTGCTCATGAGAAAATAcgttttgaagaagaaaagaataGAGTTATTGAGCTAAGAAGGATTTCAGAGACAAACAAGGAGAGATTTGCAGATGAAAAATGTCGTGCTGACAATTTGGTAGTGCTGTTGGAAGAGGAGAAGCAGAAGCTTAAGGAATTGAATAGTGAAATGCAAAAAGTTTTGTTATCTTACAAACCTGCTGATTCCTCTGATTTAGAGGAGCTAAAGAGAAATCTTgaggaagaaaagaagaaaatagcTCAAGAGAAAATGCattttgaagaagaaaaaacGATATTTTTGGAGCAAAGAAGGATTGCAGAGGCTTATGAGAAAAGTTGTGTTGATGAAAAATGCCGTGCTGACAACCTGTTAATGCAGTTGGAAGAGGAGAAACAAAAGTTTGAAAAGTTGCAAAAAGAAATACAGGAAGTGAAATCTTCTCAAAAAGCTAAGTTTTCCGCCAAGTTAGATGAGGTTAAGAAAAACCTTGAGTTAGAAAAGAAGAAAGTTGCTAGGGAGAGAAAACGTGCTGACCTTGAGTTATCCAGAAATGAAGGGCAGAAAAAGCTTGCTGAAGCCAGGCTTAAAAATGAGATGGAGGAAAAGGGTCGTGCTGACAAGCTATTTAAGGAGCTAGAGAAGAGCAGAGAAATGATTCAGAATTTAGAAGGGGAGCTGAATAAGGTGACTGGTATGCTTGAAGCTGAGAGGAAAAAGGTTTCCACGGAGAATAGGCTTGCAGACTTGCAGAAGTTAAAGGCGGAAGAACAAGGGAAAATTGCTATAGCAAATGAAAAGAGGGCTATAGAGGAGAAGTGCCGTGGTGATAATTTATCACAAGAGCTGGATAATGCCAAACAGAAACTTTTGAATATGGAATACGAGTTACACAACATTAAAACCTCAAGTACGTCCCCTGCTTTTGCGGTTAATGAGCTGACTGCAAGAGTTAATCTCTTGCAGGAACAGTTAAAGTTTGAGAAGAAGCGAGCGAAGCATGCCAAAGAGGTTGTGAAGTTAGAAAAAGGCCGCAACACGATCTTGGAGCAGGAGCTACAGAGATTAAAACATGACTTCCAGTGTTTCTTGGATCACCTTGGTATGCTAAGTGATGTTTTTGGTGCAAGAAATGTCGGGAATCATGTACCGCAG AAATTCGGCCCTTCTCAAATGAATTTCTGTGATGCCGATGCACTCCGAATGCCTTGCTTGTCATCCAGGGATGTTTCATGTCTTCTTAAACCAAACATGCGATTTGTGCGCGCAGCGCCTCATATAGAATCGACTTCTGGTATGGAGAATGAATTGGATTCTCTGCAAGGGGGTTCTCGTGGAGATATCTTACCAAGCTCTGCCGCTTACTCCAATACGTCATCTTTTTTAGATGAACATTTGGTAGGATCACAGGAAAGATTTGCTGGCTCTCTTGGTTGGTCAGCAGGGTTCTCCATTGAGAACACAGACGAACAAAACAGCCAACAAGCACAAGTGCTCAAATACTCTAATGACGAGTCCTACAAACAAATGAGTGGCAAGAAAATAGGCGTTGTTGGTGAACAGAATATACTGAGCCCTCTGGAAACTTCTACTGGCCGTGCTAAAAAGAGAAGGAAGATTTCTGATGATTTTGAGTCTATCAAATATCTGCATTTGGAAGGTAGAAGAATCTATCAGGAAGCAGAAAAAAAGCTTTTTTCTTTACACGATAGTTTAATCAGACCTATTATGAATGAGCAGATAGAGAAGGAACGTTTTTCACAGCCTGTCAGTAAATCTAATACCGGTGCCAATCCTGGAAGGCCTTACATTCAAAATAAGCAATTACTTGAACCAGAGGTAGTCCTTCAGCAAGCTGGTGAATCTAAGGTGCAGATGCAAGTGGCACCTGGTCTAAGTGACAAAAGGGGAAGCTCCCAGCAATTACATGTTGGAAGAGGCCAAAGCACACACAATCAAGATGCTGTGAGTAGCGTTCTGGAAGTGATGAATGGGGATTACATGAAACTACTTGATTTGGATGATGAAGTTGCTGAGGAACAATTCCGAATGGTGATGGAAAGGCCTCTGTCTCCAACCCTTCCCGAGTTTGGTATTCTGGAGTTTAGTCAAAAGGTTCAAGCGCAGACTGTATCTGAAAATATTGAAGCTGTGTATCAACGTGGTTTTTCAGtacaaaataaaaaccaactgtactttgttttgttttctgatATGGAGGATATTGGCAGTGTAACAAGGATATTTTGTGCTACTAGAACCTGCGTAGATCAATGCTGCCTGTTTTTTCAAACAAATTGGGCAGTTCAAGATATACTAGGGGTCTTACTATTGGAGAACGAACTGACTCccag GGAAAAAGCCTGTGTTTTATTTTCTCTTCTGCTACTTAATTTTTCCGCTATATCATCGAACAAGTCTGTGACCTTCCAAGTCCAAGAGCAAATGGTTACTTTGTCTGCACAGATGCACGCAG TGTTAAACTCTGATACCAgagaaatgcttaaaaaaatctGTAACCTTCATGATGTACTTGCATTGGGTGAAGAATTTGTACTGAACAGAAAAGTTTTATCCGATGTTGACGTGAGCGGCGAACTGCTTGTTGATTGTGGCTCAAGTATTGGGATTGTACATCAAGGGGAGAATACTGTTTTGTGGCCTAAGATAGCTCCAACTGATCTGGTTGTTACTGGGAGCAGCATATTGGCTTCTATCTATAAAGCAGTTGGTCATCTTGGCTCTTTATGTGAATTTTCACTCAAGTTGCTGCACATGGGCAGAGCTGATTATTCTTTGGCGTTGTCAATTCTTCATAATTTTGCTTGCTTATGTGGTGAAGATTATTTTACCAACAGCAATTATTCTTCGGTTATGAAAGTTGTTAAATCTGTGGTGGCGTTCATGGAGGCTTCTTTGTCCAAGGGTCCCATTAAAGATCTCCAAGCAGGGGATATTACTTGGCATCATTTCACAACTTGTGTCAGATGCCCATTCAAAGAAGGCTCTGTTACTCTTGATGCTGTTTCTTCAGAGCTGTTGGACGAGCTACGAAGACATCTTGTCCCTCAAATTCCAGGTGCAACGGCTCATTCATTGAACAGCAAAGCTGTTTCTTGCCTTCTAAGTGATGTCCTGTCTTCTTTGGAACTCATTGCATCAATTATG tGCTGGGACTGGGTATGCGAGAACATTGTACAAAAGCTATTTCACatgttggaattaagttgtcaGAATGAAGTCTTTTCTACTGCCCTTGTGGTGCTTCTCGGTTATATCGGGAG